The window ctcagtctcagaacggattacgatcttatgtcgaggtaccactgtttagtgcaattacaatgatctttcatacagaaattgataaagcaagcaaagccgtcattggccactgcttatcacaccacatttgcgtctttaaagtctatccttacgactaaatctctggcaagaagctgagcagcaaaagggtttctgaccaacgtgggtaattgtgtttttaagatattcctgccacaaattgagcaaaaaagggcttttctcctgtgtgggttgttaagtcttcttttcaggttattcaattgtgtagctttttaattgggccgttgcagcgaatctgtggccagactgaacaggaaaacattgttctccagtgtgggttaatgggttcttttaagcttctcctttgggaaaatgttcgaccacaaactgagcaggatttttttttttgccagtgtgggttcttgtgtgtctttgtaaatcttgcttttgagaaatggCTTTACCGCAATCTGAACACGAAAACGTTTTTTCAGCAGTGTGGaatcttgtgtgcctttttaagctttccttgtgtgtttgactacaaactgagcacgaaaatggtttttcaccagtgtgggttattacgtgttttttaagcttcccttctctgtaaatcttttaccacaaactgagcacgcaaatggtttttcaccagtgtgtgttcttgcatgacttttTAAGTATGCCATCCGTGTGATGTTAAGTTTTCTTTTCAGattcccttctgtgaaaatgtttgaacattAACTGGGCGGGTcatcagtgtgggttcttgtgtggctttttaactgGTGCGTTTGAGAGAAAACTTGACCACAATTCGAGcaagaaaagggtttttcaccagtgtgggttcttatatgGCATCGTAAGATTCGCTTATCtgcgaatgcttgaccacaaactgaacacgaaaatggtttttcaccagtgtgggttcttatgtggatttttaagcttcccttctctgtataTCTTTtatcacaaactgagcacgcaaatggtttttcaccagtgtgggttcttatgtggatttttaagtttcccttctgtgtaaatcttttaccacaaactgagcacggaaattgtttttcacctgtgtggattatTTCGtgcctatttaagtgtcccttctgtgtaaatgtctgaccacaaactgaacacgaaaatggcttttcacctgtgtgtgttcttacatgactaattaagtgtacCTTGTGTTTGAATGCCtgacaacaaactgaacacgcaaatggtttttcaccagtgtgggttattacatgtttttttaagcttcccttctctgtaaatattttatcacaaaatgagcacgcaaatggtttttcaccagtgtgtgttcttgcatgactaattaagggtCCCTTctctgtgaatgtttgaccacaaactgaacacgcaaatggtttttcacaagtgtgggttcttgcatgacaaacTAAGCTTCCCatttgtgtgaatgcttgaccacaaactggacacgaaaatggcttttcacccgtgtgggttcttgcatgtctatttaagtttcccttgtgtgtaaatgttttaccacaaactgtacatgataagggtttctccccagtgtggctcctcatatgtgttttcaaagaagactttttaccaaaagttttcccacactgaaagcatttgcaaagtttgtcgccactgggaattttcttaacatcttcaacatcatcgtcaaaaagcaagtcattGCCATctaataaaggagcaattaaattttctgctcgccatccttctggaGAGCTGCCgttcagaagctccgcccctctgttggccacgcccagatcatcttcacccttgaaaggctcaccagttgaccatttgacacattcctcgtttttgattggaggttgctcttctcttttgcactgttgagggaactctggctgctcctcctctttaatttggggccatgctgaggcgtttgcaggctccgctccTTCACTGACCACGCCCAGATAATCCCTTTTAACGGACTCacctggtgaccaggtgaaatgatcttcctcctttttgattggaagttgctcttctcccatttgtttttgagggaactcctgctcctcctctttaattaggggccatgttttggtgtttgcaggctccgcccctccacttgccacgcccagaacatcttccctcttcacgaactcaccaagtgaccaggtgaaatcatcttcctcccttttgattggaagttccTCGtcacccatttgttgttgagggaactctggctcctcctctttgatttgggggagctcaacttccccttcaaggtcaacagactcctgcccatcagcaccaagatcatttctgaaacctgcaaagatacAAAGATAATTGATTAACAATTTTCTAATTATAACATAACTAAATttattgttcacagaaatgaaaccaaacggaagagggcgccatacattcatttcatcacaatgcagtacagacgctcccctacttacgaacattcaacttacgaacaacggtacatacgaacatgtctgcaaattgcgtttaagtccaaaaatgttcgcaagtccaattttgtatttcgcgtctttttcggagtagtacttctttccgccgctaataccgacgcctggcgctgtgagagctcagctcacccagcatctaccttccgcattgcaacgaagaagaagtgcgtgaatgtatctccagtgtgcaaagaacctttttcatttgtatcattaaatatctcatgcatccaatattgaatatggttggtaaaaagctaaaggcttctattgagggagttggaaggaagaggcaagccatttcatttgaaacgagtggcaataataccgaagcttgatgcgcgtcagaaagtggtgagcgttgcacattcagtaccatttataaacagaaagatcgagcagcaggacccaaatattgaacgttgcacaaagtttgcaaatcaattgaatgatgccatacagtgctactgcatcagttatgatgaaaaaaagaagaaaactgtgcaatcgtcattaggtcgcttcttttggccagtttctaatacataaatctatctctctctcttcagtactgtacatattctctccattttattaaaaaaaaaaattttcagtacaaaccaatgcgtgttacttatacaagccttaaacatacaaatgcacttatataaaccttcaatatacttatataggccttaaacataaattataatacaaaatatagcactaaatcaacttacaaacaaattcaacttatgaacaatcgctcggaaccaattgcgttcgtaagttgaggagtgtctgtacttactactgtagtattctcgtcaacagcaacatgagtttaaaactgtttataggtgcatttttcaaagtatggcactattggtcagaaaagtttcttcactggtgatgtagctccttaaaattagtcaaatcttttttggagccttttcattgtaaacattctcttttatgttttacattttaattcttt is drawn from Stigmatopora argus isolate UIUO_Sarg chromosome 20, RoL_Sarg_1.0, whole genome shotgun sequence and contains these coding sequences:
- the LOC144066124 gene encoding uncharacterized protein LOC144066124, whose product is MGEEQLPIKKEEDHFTWSPGESVKRDYLGVVSEGAEPANASAWPQIKEEEQPEFPQQCKREEQPPIKNEECVKWSTGEPFKGEDDLGVANRGAELLNGSSPEGWRAENLIAPLLDGNDLLFDDDVEDVKKIPSGDKLCKCFQCGKTFGKKSSLKTHMRSHTGEKPLSCTVCGKTFTHKGNLNRHARTHTGEKPFSCPVCGQAFTQMGSLVCHARTHTCEKPFACSVCGQTFTEKGPLISHARTHTGEKPFACSFCDKIFTEKGSLKKHVITHTGEKPFACSVCCQAFKHKVHLISHVRTHTGEKPFSCSVCGQTFTQKGHLNRHEIIHTGEKQFPCSVCGKRFTQKGNLKIHIRTHTGEKPFACSVCDKRYTEKGSLKIHIRTHTGEKPFSCSVCGQAFADKRILRCHIRTHTGEKPFSCSNCGQVFSQTHQLKSHTRTHTDDPPS